From a region of the Gammaproteobacteria bacterium genome:
- a CDS encoding IS21 family transposase, whose protein sequence is MSTVPISMRKLKEILRLKYGCLLSHRQVAKSLSISPSVVSRYANRAAQMGITSWPLSQEWDDAKLNREFLKTKVKTKLTIPVPDWSVIYQELKHKTLTLQLLWEEHSQRNLDNHYSYN, encoded by the coding sequence ATGTCTACGGTACCAATTTCTATGCGTAAATTAAAAGAAATACTGCGACTAAAATATGGCTGTTTACTTAGTCATCGTCAGGTTGCAAAAAGCTTATCTATTTCACCCTCAGTTGTTTCTCGTTATGCCAATAGAGCGGCACAAATGGGGATCACCAGCTGGCCTCTATCTCAAGAATGGGATGATGCAAAACTCAATCGAGAGTTCCTTAAAACTAAAGTCAAAACTAAATTAACGATCCCAGTGCCAGACTGGTCGGTAATTTATCAAGAGTTGAAGCATAAAACCCTAACGTTACAACTGCTGTGGGAAGAGCACTCACAGCGAAACCTTGATAATCACTACAGTTACAAT